From Algoriphagus sp. NG3, the proteins below share one genomic window:
- a CDS encoding Gfo/Idh/MocA family oxidoreductase, which produces MSKRPINIAIIGLGFGAEFIPIYQKHKLANMYAICQRNKEKAEEIGKAFGIEKVYTDYDELLKDPDVDAVHINTPIQNHAEQTLKALRAGKHVACTVPMATSVEDCKKIVEEVQRTGLTYMMMETVIYSREFLFVKEMYEKGELGKIQFLRASHQQEMAGWPGYWEGLPPMHYATHCVGPVLALPKAQAEYVSCLGSGRIDENLIPKYGSPFAIETCHIKFKDSDLAAEVTRSLFNTARQYRESFDVYGSKKSFEWTLIEHEDSVIHTGETPERVKIPDYAHLLPEEISSFTTAGVYDGDDNQHLSFIQGSGHGGSHPHLVNEFLNALTEERAPYPDAKQSANITCVGILAHESAMEGGKIIPLPEFTLS; this is translated from the coding sequence ATGAGTAAAAGACCAATCAATATAGCCATCATTGGGCTTGGATTTGGAGCTGAGTTTATTCCGATTTATCAGAAGCACAAGTTGGCAAACATGTACGCAATCTGCCAACGGAACAAGGAAAAGGCTGAGGAGATCGGTAAAGCCTTCGGCATAGAAAAAGTATATACCGACTACGATGAGTTATTGAAAGACCCTGATGTCGATGCAGTACATATCAATACGCCGATACAGAATCATGCTGAGCAAACACTGAAAGCCTTGAGAGCAGGAAAACATGTTGCCTGTACCGTACCTATGGCTACCTCAGTGGAAGATTGTAAGAAAATAGTGGAAGAAGTTCAGCGCACAGGCTTGACCTATATGATGATGGAAACGGTAATCTATAGCCGTGAATTCCTATTCGTCAAGGAAATGTACGAGAAAGGCGAACTGGGCAAAATACAGTTCCTAAGAGCTTCCCACCAGCAGGAAATGGCAGGATGGCCAGGATACTGGGAAGGCCTCCCTCCTATGCATTATGCGACCCATTGCGTAGGGCCAGTACTAGCTTTGCCAAAGGCACAGGCTGAATATGTATCCTGCTTAGGTTCCGGCAGAATCGATGAAAATCTGATTCCAAAGTATGGTTCTCCTTTTGCCATCGAAACCTGCCATATCAAATTCAAAGATTCTGACTTGGCCGCTGAAGTGACCAGATCACTTTTCAATACAGCCAGACAATACAGAGAAAGTTTTGATGTATATGGATCGAAAAAGTCTTTCGAATGGACACTGATAGAGCATGAGGATTCAGTTATCCATACCGGCGAAACTCCCGAAAGAGTGAAAATACCTGACTATGCGCATTTGCTTCCAGAAGAAATCTCTTCATTCACCACTGCAGGTGTTTACGATGGGGATGACAACCAGCATCTATCGTTTATCCAGGGTTCTGGACATGGAGGATCCCATCCACACCTAGTAAATGAATTCTTGAACGCCCTCACTGAAGAGCGTGCTCCTTATCCAGATGCCAAGCAGTCTGCCAATATTACCTGTGTAGGGATTTTGGCTCATGAGTCGGCTATGGAAGGCGGTAAAATCATACCATTGCCTGAGTTCACATTAAGTTAA
- the sucC gene encoding ADP-forming succinate--CoA ligase subunit beta: MNIHEYQAKEVLKGYGVRIQEGIVADTPEAAHEAAVKLNEQTGTSWYVIKAQIHAGGRGKGKVNETGSNGVVLAKKLEDVAEKAKNILGGTLVTHQTGLEGKVVNKVLIAEDVYYPGDSEPKEYYLSILLDRATGSNVIMASTEGGMDIEEVAEKTPEKIMKEWIDPKVGLQPFQARKVAFGLGLSGTAFKEMVKFITALYNAYEGTDSSQFEINPVLKTSDDKILAVDAKVNLDDNALYRQKDLAALRDVAEEDPLEVEAGESGLNYVKLDGNVGCMVNGAGLAMATMDMIKLVGGEPANFLDVGGGANATTVEAGFRIILQDPNVKAILINVFGGIVRCDRIASGVVEAYKSIGDIRVPIIVRLQGTNAVEGAKIIDESGLKVSSAITLKEAAEKVQAVLES; this comes from the coding sequence ATGAATATTCACGAATATCAGGCTAAAGAAGTATTAAAGGGTTACGGAGTCCGCATTCAGGAAGGTATAGTCGCCGACACACCTGAGGCAGCTCATGAAGCGGCCGTTAAGTTGAACGAGCAAACCGGTACTAGCTGGTATGTGATCAAAGCCCAGATCCACGCAGGTGGCCGTGGGAAAGGCAAAGTAAACGAAACCGGATCTAATGGTGTAGTTCTCGCAAAGAAATTGGAAGATGTAGCCGAAAAGGCTAAAAATATCCTAGGTGGTACATTGGTTACTCACCAGACTGGTCTGGAAGGAAAAGTTGTAAATAAGGTTTTGATCGCTGAGGATGTGTATTATCCAGGTGATTCTGAGCCAAAAGAATATTACCTGTCTATCCTATTGGACAGAGCTACAGGAAGCAATGTGATCATGGCCTCTACCGAAGGTGGTATGGACATCGAAGAAGTTGCTGAAAAAACTCCTGAGAAAATCATGAAAGAATGGATCGACCCTAAAGTTGGTCTTCAGCCTTTTCAGGCTAGAAAGGTTGCCTTTGGATTAGGTCTTTCCGGTACAGCTTTCAAGGAAATGGTGAAGTTCATCACTGCTCTTTACAATGCTTACGAAGGCACTGACTCTTCCCAGTTTGAAATCAACCCTGTGTTGAAGACATCTGACGACAAGATCCTTGCGGTAGATGCTAAAGTAAACCTGGATGACAATGCGCTATACAGACAAAAAGATCTGGCTGCGTTGAGAGATGTGGCTGAAGAAGATCCATTGGAGGTTGAAGCAGGTGAATCAGGATTGAACTATGTGAAACTTGACGGAAACGTAGGTTGCATGGTAAACGGAGCTGGTCTTGCTATGGCTACCATGGATATGATCAAACTGGTGGGCGGTGAGCCTGCTAACTTCCTTGACGTGGGAGGAGGGGCAAATGCTACTACTGTAGAGGCAGGCTTCAGAATCATCCTTCAGGATCCTAACGTGAAAGCTATCCTTATCAATGTTTTCGGAGGTATCGTAAGATGCGACAGAATCGCCAGCGGTGTGGTAGAAGCTTACAAATCCATCGGAGACATCAGAGTTCCTATCATTGTAAGATTACAAGGAACCAATGCTGTAGAAGGAGCCAAAATCATAGATGAATCTGGATTGAAGGTATCTTCTGCTATAACTTTGAAAGAAGCAGCTGAGAAAGTTCAGGCTGTATTGGAATCATAA
- a CDS encoding gluconokinase has protein sequence MECIITIEIGTNAVRIMAFDLAGNVIGSSKGSYPTFHVEPDYSEQDPDQMFITMLYVMKNLLNEKIHPSNYRIISICFSASMHSVLPIDKHGVPLGNAITWADNRGRKEAEDLKNSSIGSTIYNSTGTPIHPMSPLIKIAWLQRQDQERFKKASKFITIKTYIIQQLTKEYFLDYSLASATGLLNIHTRKWEDTALDYAGITSDRLPDLVPVFHSLGTIRKEYQKSLGLPDGVKIIIGSSDGCLATLGGGAWEIDKATITIEDSGAVRVVSETVLEDSKQRLFNYLLTDKYYISGGPTNNGGVAFEWFAKQFGDFKNLYDVENVMQHLVHQAMDSRPGSDGLLFLPYLLGERAPIWNANARGTFFGINIKHEKRHFIRATVEGILYEIYSIGKTLEDHRTINSLTANGSFASIPFCTQLLTDIFNKPISIGVNPDSIAQGAFLLSATDLGIYDSLDNAAKSVKMATTFEPFKQNNPIYMKYFELYERLSVKLREEFSDITRLQNEN, from the coding sequence ATGGAATGTATTATCACAATAGAAATAGGAACTAATGCCGTTAGAATAATGGCATTTGATCTGGCAGGAAATGTAATTGGCTCATCCAAGGGTTCATACCCTACTTTCCATGTAGAGCCTGACTACAGCGAACAGGATCCTGATCAAATGTTTATTACCATGCTATATGTGATGAAAAACTTACTTAATGAGAAAATTCATCCTTCGAATTACCGAATTATATCAATTTGTTTTAGTGCTTCCATGCACAGTGTCTTACCAATAGATAAGCATGGTGTCCCTTTGGGAAACGCCATCACCTGGGCAGATAATCGTGGCAGAAAAGAGGCTGAAGATCTCAAAAACTCGTCCATAGGCAGCACAATATATAATTCCACCGGCACCCCGATACACCCCATGTCGCCCCTGATTAAAATCGCATGGCTCCAGCGCCAAGACCAGGAACGGTTCAAAAAGGCCTCTAAATTCATCACCATCAAAACCTACATAATCCAACAACTGACAAAAGAATATTTTCTTGATTACAGTTTAGCTTCTGCTACGGGGCTTCTTAATATTCATACCCGAAAATGGGAAGATACTGCCCTTGATTATGCAGGTATTACTTCTGATCGACTACCAGATCTTGTACCTGTTTTTCACTCTCTAGGTACTATACGGAAGGAATATCAAAAATCCCTAGGCTTGCCAGATGGAGTGAAAATAATTATCGGGTCAAGCGACGGTTGTCTTGCCACATTAGGCGGAGGCGCATGGGAGATAGATAAGGCTACCATCACAATAGAAGATAGTGGGGCGGTACGGGTGGTGAGTGAGACCGTACTGGAAGACAGCAAGCAGCGGCTTTTCAATTACCTATTGACTGATAAATATTATATCTCCGGAGGCCCAACAAATAACGGAGGTGTGGCTTTTGAATGGTTTGCCAAGCAATTTGGAGACTTTAAGAACCTATATGATGTGGAGAATGTCATGCAACATCTTGTTCATCAAGCGATGGATTCCCGTCCAGGTTCAGATGGCCTTTTGTTCTTACCCTATCTCTTAGGCGAACGAGCCCCCATTTGGAATGCAAACGCAAGAGGGACATTTTTTGGGATCAATATCAAACATGAGAAGCGGCATTTTATACGTGCAACTGTTGAAGGAATACTCTATGAGATTTATAGTATAGGCAAGACACTCGAAGACCATAGGACGATCAATTCCCTGACCGCAAACGGGAGCTTTGCTTCCATCCCCTTTTGCACACAACTACTTACGGATATTTTCAACAAGCCTATAAGTATAGGCGTCAATCCAGACAGTATTGCACAAGGGGCATTTTTACTCAGTGCCACTGATTTAGGGATTTATGATTCTTTGGATAATGCCGCAAAATCCGTGAAGATGGCGACCACATTCGAGCCGTTCAAGCAAAACAATCCTATCTATATGAAGTATTTTGAGTTATATGAAAGATTAAGCGTTAAGCTCCGGGAAGAATTTTCCGACATAACGCGTTTACAAAATGAAAATTGA
- a CDS encoding sugar phosphate isomerase/epimerase family protein — MALDVKFGVSTWLWTSPFSKDTLSLLPKIKEYGYDVVEIPVEDPSLININEVKQALADNGLEAVICGAFGTSRDLTNEDPSFHQTSFDYLDACFDIAAGLGAKFVAGPMYSAVGKARLVSPEQKKVEWDRAVSNLRIVCANARKSGLDIALETLNRFETDLINTCEELMRLIADINEPEAKVILDGFHMNIEEPDVEAAIRRAGDKLIHFQVSENYRGTPGTGQTRWDAYKRGLEAINYKGVISIESFTPEVKELAGAVCIWKPLVPSQDGFAKEGLEFLKKWAAEESHIQKKQKSEAV; from the coding sequence ATGGCGTTAGATGTAAAATTTGGGGTAAGCACCTGGCTTTGGACTTCCCCGTTTTCAAAAGATACGCTGTCATTACTACCTAAAATAAAGGAATACGGTTATGACGTCGTGGAGATCCCGGTGGAAGATCCCTCGTTGATCAATATCAATGAAGTAAAACAAGCACTGGCGGATAATGGCCTTGAGGCTGTGATCTGTGGGGCATTTGGCACAAGCAGGGATCTGACCAACGAAGATCCCAGCTTTCACCAAACCAGTTTCGATTACCTGGACGCATGTTTTGATATAGCAGCTGGCCTGGGAGCGAAATTCGTCGCTGGCCCCATGTATTCAGCAGTTGGCAAAGCCCGTCTGGTCTCCCCGGAACAAAAGAAAGTCGAATGGGACCGTGCAGTAAGTAACCTGAGAATAGTCTGTGCCAATGCAAGGAAATCTGGTCTGGATATCGCATTGGAGACTTTAAACCGATTTGAGACAGATCTGATCAATACCTGTGAGGAACTGATGAGACTCATAGCGGATATCAATGAGCCGGAAGCAAAGGTGATATTGGATGGGTTTCATATGAATATAGAAGAGCCCGATGTAGAAGCAGCTATCCGTCGTGCAGGAGATAAGTTGATCCATTTTCAGGTATCAGAGAACTACCGCGGTACCCCTGGCACTGGACAAACCCGCTGGGATGCCTACAAAAGAGGTTTGGAAGCAATTAACTATAAAGGAGTCATATCTATCGAAAGCTTTACTCCGGAGGTAAAAGAACTTGCAGGTGCGGTGTGCATATGGAAACCTCTGGTGCCTTCTCAGGACGGCTTCGCCAAAGAAGGATTGGAGTTCCTGAAAAAATGGGCAGCTGAGGAATCCCACATTCAAAAAAAACAGAAGTCTGAAGCAGTTTAG
- a CDS encoding PVC-type heme-binding CxxCH protein — protein sequence MFSITQRITQRASGILLLLVAAVLVACTGNNKTFLSSSDPRRIEILVLGHESEHHNSEKLMMYLPTPLFQKGINLTYTADPNDLNSTKLNNYDGLMIYANHDEITPEQEEALKSYIQGGKALIALHSASFCFRNSEWFVSAVGGQFKSHGTGDFTATIVDKESPIMEGINEFETWDETYVHSQLNPDMHVLMERVDENGREPYTWTREEGKGRVFYTAYGHNEKTWEKNDFQQLVANGILWAVGEKVNKQLAAYDIPTPQFEDADIPNYERRDPAPQYQLPLSPEESMKLVQTPVGFELELFASEPMIINPIAFTWDERGRLFVIETTDYPNEVRKEGGSDKIKILEDTNGDGKADKVTVFADGLNIPTSIVAMNGGMLISMAPDFVFLKDTDGDDVADVRETIISGWGTYDTHAGPSNLKYGFDNKIWGVLGYSGFNGTVSGKQHNFSQGVYRFDPAGENMEFLGRTSNNTWGLGFSEDFETFISTANGQHSVYLAMDNQYVKRTIYKGTPNTATGIDTHFDMPHITPFLRQVDWHGSYTAAAGHNIYTARNFPKEYWNRIGFVAEPTGRVLHNNLLLESGSGFTEKNAFNILQSSDEWFSPVHAEVGPDGSLWVADWYNFIIQHNPTPRGFDNGEGNAYINPLRDSQHGRIYRLTYKGGESSKNFDLKDASNGKLIDALKSDNLFWRLTAQRLIVESQNKEVVNDLYDLINSQEVDGAGINGPAINALWTLKGLGELEGNNTKAQEVVEKALKHPSAAVRKNAARVIPKNQAALDAIMAANLLEDPSLQVRKFAILAVSEMPASDEVSKKLLAISGDADNAEDEYLPQAIFAAALTHPSAFEGRPLPEATNADMGIADRISKSLVSELYSLNTRNALLFPPDPTGKEITIQMEVTPGRDALDGVMVAQGNNVNGYSLYVYKDALHFAVAQEGDVKIISSRKNLPSEKFQVTATLLEGGKMALKIDDKEVASGKTKGLFTTALSPENVRIGQFDSGNKVGDYEGNWRFSGRIGNDSSLDLKKASAEEDNEAVASAEEIDVVKDGQVTLTAIPHEMRFDKSTFVVQAGSKLVVDFKNPDFVQHNLIIGAIGSFDKISQEAKRMAQDLTGMDKSFVPEIPEVLAATNLVFPNSEDTLILTVPSEKGDYPFVCTLPNHWQSMNGIMKVI from the coding sequence ATGTTTTCAATAACCCAACGAATAACCCAAAGGGCCAGTGGAATACTGCTCTTACTGGTGGCTGCCGTGCTAGTGGCCTGCACGGGAAATAACAAAACATTCCTCTCATCCTCAGATCCCCGAAGAATAGAAATATTGGTTCTGGGCCATGAAAGTGAGCATCATAATTCGGAAAAATTAATGATGTACTTGCCAACCCCTCTTTTTCAAAAGGGAATCAACCTCACTTACACTGCAGATCCCAATGATCTTAATTCAACCAAGTTGAATAATTACGATGGATTGATGATCTATGCAAATCACGATGAGATCACCCCAGAACAAGAGGAAGCACTCAAATCTTACATTCAAGGTGGTAAAGCGCTTATTGCTCTACATTCCGCGTCCTTTTGCTTCCGCAACTCTGAGTGGTTTGTATCAGCTGTAGGAGGACAGTTCAAATCCCACGGCACCGGAGATTTCACCGCTACCATCGTGGATAAGGAATCCCCGATCATGGAAGGAATCAACGAATTTGAGACATGGGATGAAACCTATGTTCACAGCCAACTGAACCCTGACATGCATGTGCTGATGGAGCGTGTAGATGAAAATGGTAGAGAACCATATACCTGGACTAGAGAAGAAGGAAAAGGAAGAGTATTCTACACCGCCTATGGGCACAATGAAAAAACCTGGGAGAAGAATGATTTCCAGCAACTGGTGGCAAACGGTATCCTTTGGGCTGTTGGAGAAAAAGTAAATAAGCAATTGGCCGCTTACGACATCCCAACTCCTCAATTTGAAGATGCAGATATTCCTAATTATGAAAGAAGGGATCCGGCTCCACAATATCAGCTTCCTCTATCTCCGGAAGAATCCATGAAACTTGTGCAGACACCTGTAGGTTTCGAATTAGAATTATTTGCTTCCGAGCCTATGATCATTAATCCTATTGCATTTACATGGGATGAAAGAGGAAGGCTGTTTGTGATAGAAACTACAGATTATCCAAATGAAGTACGTAAAGAAGGCGGAAGTGATAAGATCAAGATATTAGAAGATACCAACGGAGATGGTAAGGCTGATAAAGTCACCGTTTTTGCAGACGGTCTTAATATCCCTACCTCAATTGTAGCTATGAATGGCGGGATGCTCATCTCCATGGCACCTGATTTTGTTTTCCTAAAAGATACAGACGGCGATGACGTGGCCGATGTACGGGAAACTATTATCTCTGGCTGGGGCACTTATGATACCCACGCTGGCCCTTCTAATCTGAAATACGGTTTTGACAATAAAATCTGGGGAGTTCTAGGTTACTCTGGTTTCAACGGCACAGTGAGTGGCAAGCAGCATAACTTTAGCCAAGGTGTTTATCGTTTTGATCCTGCTGGTGAAAACATGGAGTTTCTTGGACGTACCAGTAACAACACTTGGGGTCTTGGTTTTTCTGAAGATTTCGAAACCTTTATTTCCACAGCTAATGGACAGCATTCTGTTTATTTGGCTATGGACAACCAATATGTAAAAAGAACAATTTATAAAGGTACTCCAAACACTGCAACAGGAATAGATACGCATTTTGATATGCCTCATATCACTCCTTTCCTTCGCCAGGTGGATTGGCATGGAAGCTATACTGCTGCTGCAGGGCATAATATCTACACTGCCCGTAACTTCCCTAAGGAATACTGGAATAGAATCGGATTTGTGGCAGAGCCTACTGGACGTGTGCTTCACAACAACCTATTGCTAGAATCAGGATCAGGATTTACCGAGAAAAATGCTTTCAATATCCTACAGAGTTCCGACGAGTGGTTCAGCCCGGTTCATGCAGAAGTAGGCCCTGATGGTTCACTTTGGGTAGCTGACTGGTACAATTTCATTATACAGCACAACCCTACTCCTAGAGGCTTTGATAATGGTGAAGGCAATGCCTATATCAATCCATTGCGTGATAGTCAGCACGGTAGAATTTACCGGTTAACCTACAAAGGCGGGGAATCTTCCAAGAATTTTGATCTAAAAGATGCCTCTAACGGAAAATTAATAGACGCTCTGAAAAGCGATAACTTATTCTGGAGACTTACTGCACAGCGTCTGATCGTAGAAAGCCAGAACAAAGAAGTGGTAAATGACTTGTACGACCTGATTAATTCCCAGGAAGTAGATGGTGCAGGTATCAACGGGCCAGCCATCAACGCCTTATGGACTTTGAAAGGCCTGGGCGAACTGGAAGGAAACAACACCAAAGCGCAGGAAGTAGTGGAAAAAGCTTTAAAACACCCTTCTGCGGCAGTGAGAAAAAACGCAGCCCGTGTAATTCCTAAAAACCAAGCAGCTCTGGATGCTATAATGGCTGCGAATCTATTGGAAGACCCAAGTCTTCAGGTTAGAAAATTTGCGATCCTAGCAGTTTCCGAAATGCCTGCTTCTGATGAGGTTTCCAAAAAACTACTGGCTATATCCGGAGATGCTGATAATGCCGAAGATGAGTACCTGCCACAGGCGATTTTTGCCGCTGCTTTGACTCACCCCTCAGCTTTTGAAGGCAGGCCTTTACCGGAAGCAACAAATGCGGATATGGGCATTGCGGATAGAATATCCAAGAGCCTAGTGTCTGAACTCTATTCTCTAAATACCAGAAACGCCCTTCTCTTCCCTCCTGACCCTACCGGAAAGGAAATTACAATCCAAATGGAAGTAACTCCGGGAAGAGATGCGCTAGATGGAGTAATGGTAGCCCAAGGCAATAATGTAAATGGATATAGCTTGTACGTGTACAAGGATGCCCTGCACTTTGCCGTAGCGCAGGAAGGTGATGTGAAGATCATCAGCTCCCGTAAAAACTTACCTTCCGAGAAATTCCAGGTAACCGCCACGCTATTGGAAGGTGGGAAAATGGCTCTGAAAATCGATGATAAGGAAGTAGCGAGCGGAAAAACCAAGGGACTTTTCACCACTGCCCTATCCCCGGAAAATGTACGGATAGGCCAGTTTGATTCTGGTAATAAAGTTGGAGACTATGAAGGAAACTGGAGATTCTCCGGAAGGATTGGAAACGATTCCAGTCTAGACCTTAAAAAAGCTTCAGCAGAAGAAGACAACGAAGCGGTAGCTTCTGCTGAGGAAATAGATGTAGTAAAGGACGGACAGGTAACGCTCACAGCGATCCCACACGAAATGCGGTTTGACAAGTCAACATTTGTAGTACAGGCTGGTAGCAAACTGGTCGTAGATTTCAAAAATCCGGATTTCGTACAACATAACCTGATCATAGGAGCAATAGGATCATTTGATAAGATCAGTCAAGAAGCCAAGAGAATGGCCCAGGACTTGACGGGGATGGACAAAAGCTTTGTGCCTGAAATTCCTGAAGTATTGGCGGCGACAAACTTGGTTTTCCCTAATTCTGAGGACACGCTCATCCTCACCGTACCTTCTGAAAAGGGCGACTATCCCTTTGTATGTACGCTACCTAATCACTGGCAATCCATGAACGGAATAATGAAAGTAATATAA
- a CDS encoding c-type cytochrome — protein sequence MKLNILSKSATVIVLSVLLFACGGEEKKAENSVKKEPVVSQSPTVVTPPAETEPAQESAESEPKEEAVDGQASKKLSGEEKMANSDCLSCHMVDRLVIGPAFLDIAAEYANTEENVTMLANKVIKGGAGVWGETAMPPHASMSEEDAKDMVRYILSL from the coding sequence ATGAAACTAAACATCCTATCAAAATCGGCTACCGTAATAGTATTATCGGTTCTTTTATTCGCCTGTGGCGGTGAAGAAAAAAAAGCTGAAAATTCCGTAAAAAAAGAACCAGTGGTATCTCAATCACCAACTGTGGTAACACCTCCAGCGGAAACAGAACCAGCCCAAGAAAGTGCGGAATCTGAACCAAAAGAAGAAGCTGTTGACGGCCAAGCAAGCAAAAAGCTATCTGGAGAAGAAAAGATGGCAAATTCTGATTGTCTTTCCTGTCATATGGTGGATAGATTGGTAATCGGCCCAGCCTTTCTTGATATAGCAGCTGAGTATGCAAACACTGAAGAAAATGTGACTATGCTTGCAAACAAAGTAATCAAAGGGGGAGCTGGAGTATGGGGAGAAACAGCCATGCCTCCACATGCATCTATGAGCGAAGAAGACGCCAAAGACATGGTTCGTTACATTTTAAGTCTTTGA
- a CDS encoding AraC family transcriptional regulator, with protein MPNSPFKFSANDSEELQQFPQIKEIGFKINNSIKLNSFFSSRAENLRVYLIVEGKFEWVINSRHELLYPGDVAIILPGQEIGGLKGYIGIGAFYWLQLKLKKTDLDNKIDFGKWSRLSKSERNIMWKILSINESPVINTSEIIPYFQEIRNEISGQEFGYVTRVNHLLDSMLILICRLLTIQAGSRRDFPQIFTNLEKSLRKNLSHKWTVEEMAAMVGMGCTAFTEKVKSYTGFPPLHYLINIRITEAIKLLKLQEANITDIALETGFYSSQHFSTTFKKLTGHTPNEFRKQNSPKE; from the coding sequence ATGCCCAATAGTCCTTTTAAATTTTCAGCAAATGACTCAGAGGAATTACAGCAATTCCCCCAAATAAAGGAAATTGGCTTTAAAATAAATAATTCAATAAAGCTGAACTCATTCTTCTCAAGTCGAGCAGAAAATTTAAGAGTATATTTAATAGTAGAGGGGAAATTTGAATGGGTAATCAATTCCAGACACGAGCTTCTTTATCCAGGTGATGTTGCTATTATATTGCCCGGTCAAGAAATTGGAGGATTAAAAGGGTATATAGGAATCGGTGCATTTTATTGGCTTCAGCTGAAATTGAAGAAAACAGACTTGGACAACAAAATTGATTTCGGTAAATGGAGTCGATTATCTAAGAGCGAAAGGAATATCATGTGGAAAATCCTTTCTATAAATGAATCTCCGGTTATAAACACCTCTGAAATCATTCCCTATTTTCAAGAAATTCGAAATGAAATCAGTGGACAGGAGTTTGGCTATGTTACACGAGTAAACCACTTATTGGACTCAATGTTAATTCTCATCTGTAGGTTGTTGACCATACAGGCCGGATCTAGAAGGGACTTTCCGCAGATATTCACCAACCTTGAAAAGAGCCTAAGGAAAAACCTTTCTCATAAGTGGACGGTGGAAGAAATGGCTGCTATGGTCGGTATGGGATGTACAGCATTTACCGAGAAGGTAAAATCATATACCGGATTCCCTCCCTTGCATTATTTAATCAACATCAGGATAACTGAAGCGATCAAACTTTTAAAGCTTCAAGAAGCAAATATTACCGACATTGCTCTGGAAACAGGCTTTTATTCTTCACAGCATTTCTCCACGACTTTCAAAAAGCTTACCGGGCATACACCAAACGAATTCAGAAAACAAAATTCTCCCAAGGAATAA
- a CDS encoding peroxiredoxin codes for MALKTGSTAPEFRLKSTGGKTINSSVDLKGKAFILYFYPKDFTKGCTAEACEFRDQFEAFRDLDIPVLGISKDDIETHERFKKEHKLPFDLLSDPSGEVCKSYDALIPLIKMPKRVTYLIDKDHKIAAVFSDMFESKGHIEAMLKKLQK; via the coding sequence ATGGCATTAAAGACAGGAAGTACAGCACCGGAGTTCAGACTCAAATCAACAGGAGGGAAAACCATCAATTCCTCCGTCGATCTGAAAGGTAAAGCATTCATTCTCTATTTTTACCCTAAAGACTTCACCAAGGGCTGCACGGCCGAGGCCTGCGAGTTCAGGGATCAGTTTGAGGCTTTCCGTGATTTGGACATTCCTGTGTTGGGGATCAGCAAAGATGATATAGAAACCCACGAACGCTTCAAAAAGGAACATAAGCTTCCCTTTGACCTGCTTTCTGATCCTAGCGGAGAGGTTTGCAAATCCTATGATGCGCTTATCCCCTTAATCAAAATGCCCAAGCGGGTCACCTATCTGATAGATAAGGACCATAAAATAGCAGCTGTTTTCTCCGACATGTTTGAGTCCAAAGGGCACATAGAGGCAATGTTGAAGAAACTACAGAAGTAA
- a CDS encoding ABC transporter ATP-binding protein — translation MLKANGIHKSYGSLKVLKGVDLEISTSEIVSIVGSSGAGKSTLLHILGTLDRPDLGTLEMDGKKLLDLKGEEMAKFRNERIGFIFQFHNLLPEFTAQENIMIPGLIRKTSQDKLKMKSGELAELLGISHRLDHKPSTLSGGEQQRVAVARALINSPAVVFADEPSGNLDTQNAKGLHELFFTLRKELGQAFVIVTHNEELATMADRKVEMQDGVIL, via the coding sequence ATGCTGAAAGCCAACGGAATCCATAAATCTTATGGAAGCCTTAAAGTATTAAAGGGAGTAGACCTGGAAATTTCAACTTCTGAGATTGTTTCTATAGTAGGGTCATCTGGAGCGGGTAAAAGTACGCTACTTCATATTCTCGGAACCTTGGATCGGCCTGATTTGGGGACTTTGGAAATGGACGGCAAAAAGCTTCTGGATCTAAAAGGAGAAGAAATGGCCAAATTCAGAAATGAAAGAATCGGGTTTATTTTTCAATTTCATAACCTGCTGCCCGAGTTTACCGCACAGGAAAACATTATGATTCCCGGATTGATCCGCAAGACTTCCCAGGATAAATTGAAAATGAAGTCTGGTGAATTGGCTGAATTACTGGGTATCTCACATCGCCTGGATCATAAACCTTCCACACTTTCGGGAGGAGAGCAGCAGCGGGTAGCGGTTGCGAGGGCATTGATCAACAGCCCTGCGGTGGTTTTTGCCGATGAACCCAGCGGTAACCTGGACACCCAAAATGCGAAGGGACTTCACGAGTTGTTTTTTACCCTGCGAAAAGAACTCGGACAGGCTTTTGTCATCGTGACGCATAATGAGGAGCTGGCTACCATGGCAGACCGGAAAGTAGAGATGCAGGATGGGGTGATTCTTTAA